The genomic region gcatttatttcttttaaaattgcattaaattagTAAAAATTCtttattcttctcatttctagttgCTGTGGTTTGACAATTGATAATAAGCGATGTTATGTAACGTACCTGCAGTAGTTAGTGGGGACGACCACGGCGTAGCCCACACAAGTTCCTCCCAGGCTGCTGCCCAGCTCGTGGAAGAGGCCGTGGAAGACGGACTCCAGAGGAAGAAGCAGCAGGAAGGTGCTCAAGAAGATGCTGTTGGACGCCTGCGAGCAACAGTCACACACAACTCGTCATAACGAAGTCTCTCTGCAGGACAAACCCAATCGTCCGTGTCGCTTACCTGCCAGGATAGAGCGGCGAGGGCGGCGGTGGACCCCAGCGTGAAGCGCAGCAGGCGCTCGGAGATGAGGCAAAAGTGTCTCAGGCCCTTGGAGGCCATGATCTTATCCAATCCGCTCGTCCCGCAACTCTGCGTCTGGCAAACCCGCTGGCAGTCGCTCAGCTTGCCGTGAAAGCCCCACAGGCTGATGAAGAACACCAAGTGGCAGACGGCCCAGAAAAGAGCGCACGCCGCGAACGCCGGGACGGTCAGGTACCAGCGGTCCAGGTGGCCCAGCACCTGCGCCGCCAGGACCAGGAAGGAAACCTCCAGAAGCAGCAAGGGCAGCAGGGTGAGGCGGCGCCACAAGCCCCGCCGGCGCAGGAAGGGCTGCCAGCGCTCGGTCACGGACAGGCCGCTGAAGTAGACGTCGAGCAGCGGGTCGCACAGCAGCAGGCCGAAGAAGCAGCCCAGCGCGAACGGGTTGGTTCGGACCCGAAGGCTTTGGACGAAGAAGTCCCCGCCGATGGCGGCGAAGCACGCCAGGTTGATCAGCGCCAAAAGGGCTTTCATCCTGAGCGCCACCACGACGGCGCAGAGGGCGCCGGCCAGCACCGCGACGCTGGCGGCTTTCTGGATGAGCAGCACCGTGCTGGCGGCGGCGAAGCCCGTCAGCTGGAGCCGCTCGGCCGAGGTGAGGAAGGCGGGCCGGTGCCTGGCGTAACCCAGCATCCTCTCCAGAAGCGCCCACAGCGTCCGCAGCGACACGCTGGACAGCAGCAGACCGTTGGCCACCTGCTCCTTGACGTCACCGACCAGGTCGGGGCTGTTGACGAAACACAGAAGACCCAGAAGGAAGCCGAACCAAAGATGCAGGAGGCTGAGGCTGAGCCGCTCCGTGCCCCAGTAGCAGTACAAGACGCCGGCCAGCGCCAGGACGAGCAAAGCCAGGATGAAGATGGCCAGCAGGGTGGAATCGGACGTCTCCTCCCAGCGGACGAAGAGGCCCAAGCACAGCGCCACCAACAGGTTGAGGCCGGACATGTAGCCTAGGCAGCGGACCGACGACCACACGCTCCCCTCCCCGTTGACGCCTTCAAATCGGGTCATGGCCGCTTGGAGGCAGTGGCTGACGCAGTACCGCAGAAAATTCCGCATTCTCGGCCAACAACGGACTAGAAAACACACTCAAAACACACGCGCCAGTCTTTTAAGATGACGTTTCACTACATTTAGCAAAAGCTTAGCTACGTTGCTAACTTGGAGAAAGTGGCTAGCCTAACTGAAGTTAGCATCTTTCGCCGGTCGACGCTAGCGCGCATAACAATTGTTAAGTTACGAGAGCGTCATTTTTCGCCCCGAATTGGCTATCCGAAGATTTATTGTCTGGAAAGAGATTTGAAAAGAGTCGGACCtgttgccagttttcgaaggaCATTTCAGTTCAGGAACTTTCGACGCGTCTAAAGTTTTCAAAGCGCCATGATTGACGACTGAGCGTCGACTACGGCAGCTGCGAAGCACCAAAAAAGATCCCTCATTCTTGAACAGGAAGCGCCACTTTTAattatcacttaaaaaaaatgtaacttgcATGAATGTGAAGTATGACCATTAcctctattaaaaaaacaaacactagatttattttgttataatcCCGTTTCCACCAGTGGATACATTTTCTGCGAGCTGAAGAAAAACAGCTTTTCTCCCAGtgtattgttattgtttgtattttttttttaacgtcaaaAGCTGCCCGTGGTTGAAAAACACGTTTTCCCTTTATTCAGtcgtttatgtgtgtgtgtgttttttttactgtcagaaatcgtattattttaaaataaatcataGGGGTGGGAATGTGCTTTCATTATCCATAGGATGGTCGAAAGGATGCTAAATGGTAAAATCACtggacaattccgaacatcAATTATCAAAATACATCTTGGTATTCTGATTCATtgcatattttgtattattttttttacttcatgtaATTTTACTCCCGATTACAGCGAGACACAGAACTGCATGTATGTCCAAATATCTGGAAAAATTTCGTTTTAAAGTTTGATCCGTAGtgtatattttacattaaaaacctCAATGTAGTTAATTTCACCTAAAGGACAGTATAGAAGTACTTTTGAAATCTAAACGGGACATCAATTAATAGATTCAATCTTGGATAATGCACTCCAGTACACCACAAGAAAACACGGACACCTTCCACTTACATTCATTTATAAAAGACACAACCATACAAGGAGCACACATTGTTCTGAACTGTTGAGAATGTTTGATGATGATAAACCATGCAAATGAGTCTCAGGTAAACACTGGAAGACTACTGCACCACTTCATAACACAACCACTGACTGTGAGTGATGCTCTATTGAAACAGAAGCGATATGAATGTGAATGACGGTTTACAGGCACAGGAAAGGCTCCCTGTTAACTGTTAAGAATAACTTGTGTGCGCTGTCCAAGTGTGACATCTTTTAGGGTGGGGATGGTAATGGTCTCTGTGAAGGCACCACCGGACGTGCCGCTTTCTCGTCTTGCTGGTCATGGTAAGAAAAGTAGGTCAATTTGCGACGGACGCCCTTTGGGGTCAGTCAGATAAAGTGCCAGTACGCCGTTATTCACACGCACAAACCCCACCAACGCCGTCGTTCAGTAGTTAGCTTAAAAacctcagcagcagcagctattGCTTTATTAAgattaacttaaaaaataaaataaaaaatggcctcACGTTTGTTTCCGAGGTTCAACCagtgcaaacattttcagttgTGGTGAATTTTCAGTCTGAAGGTGCAGGATGCAGCCAATGTTTCACGACGAGGGTGAGCGACCTTTTTGCGTATACGTTTGTTCCATCATGAGCATTTGGGCCTTCAACGTGGTTTGATTTTGTATACTTTGCTATCGCATGGCTGGCCGGCTCAAACGCTCACGGGGGCAGTCGGTTGCACGCACCTGCTTTCCATACAAGGATGTTGGCGCTACCGCCAAGTCTGTTTGGCAGCAACACGTTTGTATCGTTGAAAACAAATAACTTCTATTATGCAAGGGGAACCAATATAGGGGTTCAtaaagaaggagaaaaaaaaacaactacagtcagacctcggttttcgaacataatccgttccagaaggctgttctaaaagctatttgttcgaaatccgaaacaatttttcccattataattaatgtaaatcattttaatccgttccaagtcaaaaaaaactttttccaagtttttttttttttactattttacaccataaactgcactgtatactgtttaccataaatagaaaagggtagaaatatacactgttttatttagatatcctctctaaaatgatgaaaaaaaaaaaaaaaaaaagcaaacttttttttttttttaaattcaatagttctacgcactactttcctcttttcctcaccagctttaccacttggcacttgctttctttggacccatggttaggggctaatacacgatgcaaaactaaaaaaaaagatttgcgtaaataataatgaacaggcctgctccaaacgaacgttgaacacgaatgtgctacaggggaagcatcctgggcgttcgagttagctcggctcccgagtgagtcgcgttcaggtacgctcggctttattcagtttggttgagagccgaatttttggacgagttctgagacataaaattctcgaattttctggttgaaaaccaatttggttgagaacagaagcgttcgaaaaaccgaggtttgactgtactttGAAACATTAGTACCTTGTGACACTGAGCGACACACTTGAGTCACATTAGTAGAATACTCCAGTTAGATGATCCTAAAATGCTACAAATACCACATTGTTGTTAAGGAGTTTTAAAAACAACGCAACAACGGACAACACagactaaactttttttttttcaagctagcCCACCAGAGTCCACTTGTTCAGTCTCTTCAATTGCGATCTCCAACCGACACGCTGCTCAggttgtcattttgttttgtttttccaacccGACTTGCTGGGGGATGATGCCGGACATCAAGAAGCAGGAAGCGTTGATATATTAGGGGGCGCTCACTTTCCAACtcttagaaaaaagaaaagaaaaaaatcgatctATTTATCAAAATATACGTCAGAGCGCGAGTGTTATGAGAAAATATTGTGTAAACGTCTCTCTTTTGCACTGTGCAAGTCGTTTGGAGGGGAGGGAGGGCGAGGAGGAGAATGCAGCAGGTTTACGTTTGGCAGCGCAGCAGTTtgaagtgagagagagagagagagaaagggcgATCTAGGTTTGGAGCAGAATGGGGTCTTCCAGCTCCTGGAAGCCGGGCAGCGAGCCGCTCTGGCTCTCGCCGGAATCCGAGTCGCAGGCGTCGGGCAGCTCGGCGAAAGCCCACGCCAGCTGGTCGTCCTCAAAGTCGGAGCGGGCCTGCGCCTCGCCGCCCTCGTCCTCCTCGCCCGGGTGGAAGTCCTGCGGGATGTAGAGCATCTCGGGGTAGTTGCGCGACACCAGGTCGCCGGTGGTGGCCAGCGACACCTTGCGGAAGGCGATGAGGTGCATGTGCGAGTACTTGGCGTACTTGTAGCGCTTGAAGCCCAGCGACTCCACCGCCACGCGCCAGCTGCGCATCATCAGGGCGCGGCGGCTCTGGTGCGACGAGTCGGGCGTGATGATGAGCAGCAGGCCGTGCAGGTCCAGCAGCTCGTGGGCCTTCTTGCAGCAGATCCAGCGCTGGTAGGGCGACGGGAAGTAGGACAGGAGCAGGGAGAAGACCACCACGTGGAAGAGCTGCGCCGGCAGCGCGTCGATGGGGTTGTGCAGGTGGCGGAGGAAGGCCTCCACCGCATCGCCCGTCAGCTGGAGGGGCCGCTGGAGCTGCAGGTTGAGGAAGTCGCACTTGTACACGCTCTGGAGGGACGGGGGAAACGCACAGCGTTATTCTGTTCTGACGTCTGCAGACTCTTGGTCAGTAGGTGGAAATTGAagctcaaagcaaacatggtgaagcagcactCAGCTGTTGTGTTGCACGCTAAAGGGATGATTGTCAACGGATTGTAAACCTAGTTTGTGCTCTTGAGGTCTGCTGACTTGTCAATTAGTGGAACCtaaagttcaaagcaaacacggtGAAGCAGCACTCAGCTGTTGTGCTGCAAGCTAATGGGATGATTGCCAATGCAATGTAAACCTAGTCGGGCTCTCGAGTAGAGTTGTCAAAGTGAATCGATTAATTGCCAGGTAAgcgattactaggggtgttaaaaaaaatcgattcggcgatatatcgcgatactacatcgcgcgattctcgaatcgattcaataatcggctgaatcgatttttttaaattatttttttgattttttttaggattcacaccttgagcatggaagaatgttatatgaacggaacattcagccttaatattttatttcaatgctgttcaaacatgaaacaaattacaacctctataagactgaaatttcagataaataaataatacattttcatataaatcttacactctacaagcttactgattagtattttctaaatttgaatgaaaaaaaatcgcaacaatcgatttataaattcgtatcgggattaatcggtatcgaatcgaatcgtgacctgtgaatcgtgatacgaatcgaatcgtcaggtactaggcaattcacacccctagcgattaccaaatgaattgaaaactattttaataatcaagtaatcatttgtccaaatcctctgatttcagcatatcaacagtaattgttcactgatttctgtagtccttcatgaaagaagagtttattatcttctgtgttttatcaaaataagacatttacattaatttatctatttttactttggaaaacaatgaccaaacaggtaacatttttaaacactatacgaatacgaagtacctataactggttaataaacaggtatccagagggggcggggggcagaaCTACTCTTGAGGTCTGCAGACTGGTCAATTAGTGGAACCtaaagttcaaagcaaacatggtgaggcggcatttagctgttatgctgcacgcaaCTTGAATGAACTGCAAATAGAATTTAATTCAGCTTCGAAAACACTTAaatccaggataaaaaaaaatatagatatatttttaaatttaaatatataaataaagatgccctgcccattaatttaaaaagtgtTGCAAAGCCAGCAAAAATCATCACTTCCAACACAAGTGCGCCATTACACATTTTGATGCTCTTCTACttttccacaacaacaacataaacaacACCGGCAGCTTGGCTGGACTCATTCTTTTCTTGACACATGGAAGGACGGCAGCGGGCAAAGCATCTTTGACGGCAACACGAAGTCAACGCACGTTCTCACCTCGACTGCAGGCACGATGTCGATGCCGACTGTTAGGAACTCGTCAAACTTCTTGAAAGGGTTAAAGCAGCTGCCCACATCCAGGAGGCGGATTTTCCCCATGTGAGCACCTGGACtgcaacacagaaaaaaaattctatcttgttcaaacatttgtTAGCGTTTCCCCCACTTACAAATATGTTCATCTTGCAGTCGAAATGTAGCAAAAACATCAATGGATGAATTCTCGAATAGTGAACCGCAAATAGGTGGGGGTGCACTGTACTGCAATAATAAACATAGTACTGCATGTTTGAGGAAATTCAAACCCATCTCACCATTGGATAGAACAAGATGGCCGTCCACTCGCAGACGCTTCAGTCGGACTGGCGGAGAAACTGGCACTTTTCGCATCTTTCTCCAACATTCTCTTCATGCCGCCATCCCGGAAATACTCCTGGCACACGCTGCGGACACGCAAACAAGACATGCGCTGATTCAATCAAGAAACCTCCAAcaagagacattttttaatactGCAATTTCCTGTGAATAATAAAcaacccccccctccccaaaaaagcAGGTTATTTGCTCTCTACTTGTGGATAATACAGTCCCCTGCTTTCTTTTATTATCAGTgaataatatgaataaataaagattgaaaacatacaaataaattgtaaaaaaacgtttttaaatctATCTAAAACTAGGCTTGAGGTCtttcaaactatttttaaagtcaTGTTTTCCAAAATCTTGTTCTTGCACTGTACGCTCTTTCTGACATTTGAGCAAGCTACGGTACTTCTTTCCTTTTCTTTGAAAGGTCTTGAACTCTTTTGTTTGTAAAGGCGTTTAA from Festucalex cinctus isolate MCC-2025b chromosome 3, RoL_Fcin_1.0, whole genome shotgun sequence harbors:
- the LOC144016394 gene encoding transmembrane protein 168-like — protein: MRNFLRYCVSHCLQAAMTRFEGVNGEGSVWSSVRCLGYMSGLNLLVALCLGLFVRWEETSDSTLLAIFILALLVLALAGVLYCYWGTERLSLSLLHLWFGFLLGLLCFVNSPDLVGDVKEQVANGLLLSSVSLRTLWALLERMLGYARHRPAFLTSAERLQLTGFAAASTVLLIQKAASVAVLAGALCAVVVALRMKALLALINLACFAAIGGDFFVQSLRVRTNPFALGCFFGLLLCDPLLDVYFSGLSVTERWQPFLRRRGLWRRLTLLPLLLLEVSFLVLAAQVLGHLDRWYLTVPAFAACALFWAVCHLVFFISLWGFHGKLSDCQRVCQTQSCGTSGLDKIMASKGLRHFCLISERLLRFTLGSTAALAALSWQASNSIFLSTFLLLLPLESVFHGLFHELGSSLGGTCVGYAVVVPTNYCSPDGHPVLLPPEQVQQLNLRSTAMLSNIQRFLAQHLIETFGCDYSTGGVTLEALQAKLKAFMELRTADGPRHDTYVLFYSGHTHRNGDWALAGGDTLGLEQLLDWWREKNGAFRSRLILVLDCDHSPATAKAARRVDGVHVAVQGAAADSSPRGDFLSHWVAYNCDGDGGGGAPWSRRGGAPAAVYGVSRRWGDYALHLPTGADLDDHWRAHFPRVTHPVVRLALWCGGLSLLWPCAACLRCLKRLKLNWFPPAVLDTGQGFKLVRS
- the samtor gene encoding S-adenosylmethionine sensor upstream of mTORC1 → MDPSDDVEAEETERHSALFSVPIPDASPAKNEQEKLSGVVKNVHRKLRRKYREVGDFDKIWREHCEDEQTLSEYAVAMKNLADNHWAANCEKEGRIDWCHSVCQEYFRDGGMKRMLEKDAKSASFSASPTEASASGRPSCSIQCPGAHMGKIRLLDVGSCFNPFKKFDEFLTVGIDIVPAVESVYKCDFLNLQLQRPLQLTGDAVEAFLRHLHNPIDALPAQLFHVVVFSLLLSYFPSPYQRWICCKKAHELLDLHGLLLIITPDSSHQSRRALMMRSWRVAVESLGFKRYKYAKYSHMHLIAFRKVSLATTGDLVSRNYPEMLYIPQDFHPGEEDEGGEAQARSDFEDDQLAWAFAELPDACDSDSGESQSGSLPGFQELEDPILLQT